ACGCCCGCAGCGGTATTGATTGGAACCGCGAACCCAATTCCTAAATTGCCGCCGCCCTGATCGCCGAGAATCGCGGTATTAATGCCGATTAACTCACCACTCAAGTTCACCAACGGGCCACCGGAGTTACCCAAGTTAATCGGTGCATCTGTTTGGATAAAGTTCTCGTATTCGCTGATGCCAGGGTTGCGGTGCAAGGCGCTGATAATCCCTGATGTTACCGTTTGACCAATGCTGTAAGGGTTGCCGATAGCCACAACAAAATCCCCCACCCGTAAACGGTCTGAGTCACCAAAGCGCATAGCCGTCAAGCGTTCTGCTGGAATTTGCAACACAGCCAAGTCAGCACGCGGGTCAATTCCCACAACTTCTGCAAGGTATTTGCGCCCATCTTTCAAAGTAACGTGGATAGCGTCGGCACTTTCAACCACATGCGAATTGGTGAGTATATGACCGCGCTGTGCATGAATAATCACCCCCGAACCCGTGCCATTGATTTGACGTTCACCCGGCGGCGTATCGCCAAAAAAGCGCTTGAAAAAAGGGTCATTGAGCAATGAATCATTGATCGGCTGGCGGCCTTCGGTGGCAATATTCACGACGGCTGGGGTGATTTTTTCCAACATCGTTGCCAGCGAAGGCAAGGCTTGCCCATTGACTTCGGTCGGTAGCGCAGCACAGACCGTGCTAGGTACGGCAATCGGCAGGATAAATGCTGCCAATAAAACTATCCTGGACGTGATGGGTAGCATAACCATGTTTTACTTTTCTCGTTATGGAGTGTTCAATGTTTTCAGACAGTTATCCGAGGATAAGGTTCCTTGTCAAGTGATGTGCTGTCGGGGATTCCAAGTGAACAGCGTTTTCATTTTCGCATAATACTCTTTTTGTTCCGCCGTATCAGCAGGCGGGGTGCTAACTTGCAAGACGATGTATAAATCACCCGTTTCCTGCCCTGCAAGGCCACGTCCTTTCAGGCGCATTTTTCTACCGGATTGCGAGCCGGGGGGGATTTTTAAACTGATTTTACCCGCCAGTGTTTTGACGGTGACGGTTTCGCCGAGTGCCGCTTCCCACGGTGCAATCGGTAGGTCGAGGTAAATGTGGCTGCCTTCGCGTCGGTACAGCGGGTGTTCCGTCAGCTTAACTTTTAAAAATACATCGGCTCCGTGTGCGCCTTTTCCGGGAATGCGAATTCTTTTGTCTTCGGAAATGTCGGGTGGAATGCGGATTTGTACACTGTCTCCCGTTGGCAAGCGCACCGTTTTTAGCCCACGGTAAATGTCTTCTATACCAATGTCTAAGGTCGCAGCGGCTGATGCGGCGTGTGCGGCATTGGCATTTCCGTTTGAATTGCGTCGAAAACTGCCACCGAATAAGCCTTCAAAAAAATCACTAAAGCCAGAAGCGGACTGCTGATTATTGACACCACGCCGCGCAATGCCTTCAAAAAAAGACGCATCGAATTGCGGGGAATTATTATTCCAGCTTGGCGGCGGTTTGAAGTTTTGACCGGCACGCCATTCAGCACCCAGTTGGTCGTAACGGGCGCGTTTGGTCGGGTCGCTTAAGACTTCGTTGGCTTCATTGATTTCTTTGAAGCGTGCCTCTGCGCCTTTTTCTGCATTGCGGTCAGGGTGGTATTTGGCTGCCATGCGCCGAAACGCTTTTTTAATGCTGTCTTGATCAGCGTTGCGTTCCACCCCTAATGTTTTGTAGTAGTCCTTGTATTCCATTTCATACCTCTGCCCCGGAGTCTACGACAAAAAACGCCGCAGGCGCGGCGTTTTCTGACGAACTATGCACTGATCTTATCACCGTTATTCAATGTTTTGCACTTGCTCGCGGATTTGTTCGATCATCACTTTAAGATCAACGGCGGCTTGCGTGGTGTCGGAATCATTCGATTTAGACGCGAGGGTATTGGCTTCGCGATTGAGTTCTTGCATTAAAAAATCCAAGCGCCGCCCGACGGGTTCATCACGTTCCAATACCGCATTGATTTCATCCAAATGCGCCATCAGGCGGTCGAGTTCTTCTTCCACGTCCAGCCGTTGCGCCAAGATAACCAGTTCTTGCTCAATACGGTTGTAGTCGGGGGAAATGCTGAGTTCTTCAATACGGTTGAGGATTTTTTCGCGTTGCGCGGCAACGATACCGGGGCGGTGTTTGCGAATCCGCACGGTAATTTCGGCAATTTGGTCAAGGCGTTGGTAGATGAATTCGGCAAGGCGTTTGCCTTCGCGTTCGCGCATTTCCTGCAAATCATCGAGCGTGTCTTGCAGTAAAGCTTTAGCGTGGGCGCTGAGAATGTCTTTGTCGGGAGCAATGTCTTGCGCCACGCCCGGCCAGCGTAAAATATCGACCGCTTTGAGGGGTTCGGGGTTGTCGGTAATGGTTTCCAATTGGCGGCAGGCAATGATCAGGGCGCGTGCCAGCGGTTCATTGATGCGAATTTCGTTGGTATTGCCGGTGGTGGGCGTGAAGCGCAAGCTGGCTTCAAACTTGCCGCGCTTGAGGTTGGTTTGGATAGTTTCGCGGAAACTGTTTTCTTGACTGCGGAATTCTTCAGGCAAACGCAGGCTGATGTCGAGGTAGCGGTGATTAACGGTGCGGGCTTCCCATTGGAGTGTGCCGTGTTCAATGGTCAGTTCGCGGTGAGAAAAGGCCGTCATGCTGCGAATCATGGGTGTTTGCTTCCGGTTTATTGGGGGTAGGGCTTAATGGTAGTCGATTTGTGCATCAAGTTCATGCTTTTGGCGCAAGATAGCGCGGGCGCATGACCAGATGTCAACTTGAGCAACGCCTTGTGCGCGTAATACGGCGGCTAATTCACGGGCAGTTGCGCCAGTGGTGATCACGTCATCGAAAATAGCAATGTGACGGTATGGGAGTGGTGTGTGCAATTGAAAGGCTTGATGCACATTGTGTTGGCGTTGGCTGGCGTCCAGTTCGGTTTGTGGTAGGGTGAATTTACGGCGCTGAATGGGGCGTGTTAGGAGCGGAATGCCTAACTGTTTGGCGAGTGGACGTGCCAGTTCCAGCGCTTGATTGAAGCCGCGTTTGTGCAAGCGGGCGGTATGCAGCGGCACCGGCAGGATGGCATCCGGCACTTGCGTTAATTGTGGCAGAATGCCGGTTGCGGTTAATTCACCAAGGGTGGCAAGTTCGCGTAAATTTCTACCAAATTTGATGCCAAGTAATAAGCTGCTGATCGGTGCTTGGTAAGCAAATGCGCTCACACTGGCGGTGCAGCCGGGTAATGGGCGCTGATCTTCGACGGATAACCAAGGCAATTCAGCATGGCAATGCTGGCAGAGTGGGTAGCCTGGAATACGGGTTTCCCCGCAAAAAGCACAACTGGGGTTGAGGTGATGGCGCAGTGTTTGCCAAGATTGTGCGAGGTATTTCACGGTTTGGTAATGCCTTGCCAGCGCGTGAAAATGCTCAGGAACAGTGCGCCTGTCATGCCGTAAATATGCGCGGCGTAAATCACGGGGGCTTCGATTAAATTGGCGGAGGCTGATTCACCGCCGAGCCACCAATCCCACCCCGTTTTGCCGCAAATGCCTACTAGAATGAGCGTGGCGGTTAGCCAATCGCGCTGTTGCAAACGGTGTAAACCACCGAGCATAAACAAGCCGTACAGAATTCCCGAAAAGCCTGCGTACCAAATGACAGCGGGGCTAAACCACCACAAACCCGCGCCGACACAGAGTGCCAGCCAGCCGATTTGCAGCAGTTGCGTGTGGGTGCGGAACGGCAGGGGCGCAATAAACGTTAGCAGCCACAAGCCCGCTAAATTCAGCAGTAAATGCCAGTGATTGGTGTGAACCAGACTGCCTGACCAGAAACGCCAATATTCTCCGGCAACGATGGCGTGACGGTAATACAATAAGCTGTCATGAAAAAATTGTAATAATGGCAGCAACACCGTGAAAATGATGGCGATAATGCCCGTATGGGTGCATTTGCGGAGCATGGCGGTGGCGTCTGACGTGTGCAACATGGTAAACAGTATGCCAGAATCGTGAGAATCAAATCTTGTTTATGAGGATGAGTGGGCATGAGTATGAAGAAGACCGGGCAACGTAAGCCAAGTCAGGCGGGTTTTTCCTTAACCGAATTAATGATCGTGATTGTGATCATCGGAATTTTGTTGGGTTTGGTGTTCAGCAATCTGAATGTGATGGGGGATGCGCAAAACCTGAAAGCCAAAAAAGAAGTCGGTGATTTGAAGATTAAGCTGGAAATGTATCGGGCAGATAATGGCACTTTCCCGGCTTCTGGATCATTGAATGCCTTGGTGAATAATCCGGGGAATGCACCGCGCTGGCGGCAATACATGAAAGAGTTGCCGAAAGACCCGTGGGGCAATGATTACCGCTACCTGAATCCGGGTACGCACGGTGATGAAATGGAAGTTTACAGCATTGGGCCGGACAAACGCGAAGGCAATGAAGACGATGTGGGTAGCTGGCAGTTATAAGCACTCGTGCGCTCACCAGCAGGGGTTTTCCTTGCTGGAAATGATGATTGTGATCATGGTCATCGGTATTTTGTATGCCTTGGCGGGGTCAATGTTGAATTTGTCGATGTCTGACCCATTGAACGAAGAGGTGACTCGCTTACGTGAGCGCGTACTAATGGCGCAGGATGAAAGCATTGTGCGCTCTCAAGCCTTGGCGTTGGGCTTTGGGGAAACGGGTTACGCTTTTTTTGCGCAAAATGATCAGCTTCAGTGGGAGGCGTTGGATAAAGATGGTTTGCTGAAAGCCCATGCGTGGAGCGGCGGTTATGAGCAGGTACTGTATTTACAAGGGCAGGCGGTTAGCTTGCCGGATAATGATAACATTCGCCCGCAGGTTTTCATTTTGCCCACCGGGGAGATGATGCCGTTTGAATGGCATTTGCGTGATAACACCCAACGTGAGCAAATCGTGATGTTCGATAATGTCGGGCGCGAAGTTGCGCGCGCGGCGGAGGCCAACTGAGATGCGGCAGCAAGGTTTTAATTTGATCGAAATTATGTTTGCGTTGCTGTTGCTAGGGTTGGTCATTTCGGTCAGCGTGGAAACCAGTAGCGGTGATTTTGCCAGTTACCAGCGCATGAAAGACACGACGTTGGCGCGTTGGGTGGCGTTCAACCAGCTTGCGGTGGTGCAAACGAGTAAAGGCTTTCCGGCGACGGGTAAATCTGAGGGCAAAGCCGATATGGGGCTGGATAAGTGGCAATGGCAGCAGGAAATTTTAGCAACGCCTGACCCTGATTTGCGCAAAGTGAAAGTAAGCGTGTTCCGCGAAGGGCAGCCGCAACAAATTCTGGCGGTGGAATTGGCTTATGTGGCGAACCCTCAGCCTAAAGTGCGGAGTGTCGGGCAATGAGGTTGCGCAACCGTGGCTTTACGTTGGTGGAATTGATGATTTCATTGGCGATTTTTTCCCTGATGATTTCCTTGGCGTATCAGTCGGTGAATATGTTGCTGGATGTGGGGCGGCAGGTGGAGCAGCCACAGGCCGAGTTGCAGCAGTTGCAGCGGGCTATGGTGTTTATTGAGCGGGATATGCGCCAGTTGGCGTTGTTGCGGCCTCAGCAGGAGAGTTTTCAGCCAATCGGTGCACCGAAGCCTAGCAATAGCATTGCTCAGCCGGAAGATATGGGGGTATTGCTGGAGTTTACACGCGGTGGACACCCGGATGTGGCTTGGCAGTTGCGGGCTTCGGGGCAAATGCGCAGTGGTTTGCAGCGAGTGCGTTATGTGGTGGAGGAAGGTAAGTTATTGCGGCAAACGTGGAATTTGGTGGATCACGTCGAGCAAGCAGAACCCGTGTCGCTGACCTTGCTGACAGACATAGAAGGTGAGCCACGCTTGCGGTTTCAGGCAGGAAAAAGCGGCGAGTTTAAGGAAAGCTTGCCAGCAGAACGTTCGCTGTTAACGGCGGTAGAGTTTTCAGTGCAGCACAAGCGCTTCGGGGTGCTGCGGCGGGTCTTTACTGTGTATTTATAAGAATATACTAATATTCATTCGTGGGTTACTGGAATTCAATGGCGTTAGACGCTATAGTTCCGCCTAGATTATTCAGAGGGTCTGGAGAGGGGGCGAGTACAGGTAATGTAGTCGGTTGTTTCCTCTTTGCGCCTTCGAGATCGTACCGCTTTGAGGAATAAGACCGCTAATGAGGATAACAACAAATACACTGAGGTTGCTCTTGTTGATGCTTAGCATTGTCGGTGAAATGCTGGCGGTTGCGCGAGCTGCCGAAATTGTGCGCGTGGAAGCGGTGACGTCGTTGTCTAGCTCGGTCTTGGGGAGTACAGTTATCCCTTATCGCGAGGTCACTTTGTCCGCTCAAGTGCCAGGAGCGGTTAAATTTGTGGCGGGTGAGGCAGGCTCTGGCTTTAATCAAGGTGACGTGATTGTGCGCATAGATGAGTCGCAATTAACCGCAAAGCGCAATGCGGTGTTGGCGCAAATTGCGATTGCTCAGGCAACGGTACAAAATTCTCAGGCGCAGTATACCCGTGAGCTAATCTCACCGCGCAGCAAAGACATTGGTGCGATGCCGGGTTTTGGTTTGCCTGCCATGTTTGATATGACGATGGTGCGCCCGTTTGCCGATTCCATGATGGGTAATTATGATTCGGATATGGGACGTTATTCGGATTTAATGAGCAGTGCCACTGGCGTTTCGCAGGCGCAAAGCAATTTGCAGCAAGCGATGTCGCAGTTGCAAGAAATTGATGCGGCCTTGGGTGATGCCAAGTCCGTTGCGCCGTTTGAAGGGATTGTGCTGGAAAAGCTGGTCGAAGTTGGCGATACGGTGCAGCCGGGGCAGCCCTTAATTAAGTTTGGGTATGTTAAATACAAGCGTTTGCAGGCGGATGTGCCTTCTGGCTTGGTGGGTAATTTGCGGGTGGGGATGATTATTCCTGCTAAACTAGACAGTAAGACCACGCTTATGGTCAAGCTCTCGCAAATTTATCCGGTTGCCGACCCCAGCCGCCATACGGTGACGGTAAAATTTGATTTGCCTGTTGATGCAGTAGCAGCGCCGGGTATGTATGCTGAGGTATACTTGCCGGAAACGCAAACGGGTGACGCTAAAATTGTGGTTATTCCCAAAACAGCCTTGCTCCGGGGGCGTAGCCTGCCAAGCGTATTGGTTGTGAAAAATGATAATACCTCCGAATTGCGCTTGGTAAGACTGGGTGCTGAACAAGAAGATGGTAAGGTAGAAGTGGTTTCCGGTTTAAGTGCAGACGAGCGGGTGGTGGATAAACCACCGGCTACGGCCTCCTCCGGTTGGATGCCACCGGTAGAATAAAGATGAATATGATTTCCCCGCTAGGAATGTAACTAATTATGAATGATTCTCCGCACAATGCAGCAGCACCTCAGCACCCACACCACAATTTGGGTATGGCGGGGGCAATGGCTAAAGCCTTTATTACCTCGCCGCTCTCGTTACTGTTGCTGTTGGCCTTCTTTGCCGTAGGTGTGTTGGGGATGTGGGTAACGCCGCGTCAAGAAGATCCGCAGATTTCGGTGCCGATGGTGGATATTTTCGTGCGTTACCCCGGTGCATCAGCGCAGGAAGTCGAAAACCTCATCTCCCGCCCCTTAGAAAGCATTATGTCGGAAATGACAGGTGTCGATCATGTCTATTCCTATTCGGCGCGTGAGCAGTCGATGGTGACAGTGCAGTTCATTGTGGGTGAGGAACTGGAATCGTCACTGGTCAAACTGTATGACAAATTGGCGTCTAATAAAGACCGTATGCCATTAGGAGTGCCAGAGCCGCTAGTGAAGCCCAAAGGTGCGGATGATGTGCCATTGGTGACGTTAACTTTGTGGTCGAATCAGGTCGATGATGCCAACTTGCGCTTGGTGGCCTTGGATGTGCTGCAAAGTTTGCGTGAAGTTGAAAATACCAGCCAAAGCTTCATTGTGGATGGTCGCCATGAAGAGCTTAAAGTGGAAATTCTGCCGGAGCGTCTGGCAACCTTCGGGGTGTCATTGGAACAGGTGGCGAATGCTATCCGCATGGCAAATTCCGAACGCAATACCGGGTCAGTTGAGCCCGATGAGCGTGTCT
The sequence above is drawn from the Thiothrix subterranea genome and encodes:
- a CDS encoding GspH/FimT family pseudopilin, whose product is MKTMWVAGSYKHSCAHQQGFSLLEMMIVIMVIGILYALAGSMLNLSMSDPLNEEVTRLRERVLMAQDESIVRSQALALGFGETGYAFFAQNDQLQWEALDKDGLLKAHAWSGGYEQVLYLQGQAVSLPDNDNIRPQVFILPTGEMMPFEWHLRDNTQREQIVMFDNVGREVARAAEAN
- the gspG gene encoding type II secretion system major pseudopilin GspG, with amino-acid sequence MSMKKTGQRKPSQAGFSLTELMIVIVIIGILLGLVFSNLNVMGDAQNLKAKKEVGDLKIKLEMYRADNGTFPASGSLNALVNNPGNAPRWRQYMKELPKDPWGNDYRYLNPGTHGDEMEVYSIGPDKREGNEDDVGSWQL
- a CDS encoding ComF family protein, which translates into the protein MKYLAQSWQTLRHHLNPSCAFCGETRIPGYPLCQHCHAELPWLSVEDQRPLPGCTASVSAFAYQAPISSLLLGIKFGRNLRELATLGELTATGILPQLTQVPDAILPVPLHTARLHKRGFNQALELARPLAKQLGIPLLTRPIQRRKFTLPQTELDASQRQHNVHQAFQLHTPLPYRHIAIFDDVITTGATARELAAVLRAQGVAQVDIWSCARAILRQKHELDAQIDYH
- a CDS encoding YicC/YloC family endoribonuclease, producing MIRSMTAFSHRELTIEHGTLQWEARTVNHRYLDISLRLPEEFRSQENSFRETIQTNLKRGKFEASLRFTPTTGNTNEIRINEPLARALIIACRQLETITDNPEPLKAVDILRWPGVAQDIAPDKDILSAHAKALLQDTLDDLQEMREREGKRLAEFIYQRLDQIAEITVRIRKHRPGIVAAQREKILNRIEELSISPDYNRIEQELVILAQRLDVEEELDRLMAHLDEINAVLERDEPVGRRLDFLMQELNREANTLASKSNDSDTTQAAVDLKVMIEQIREQVQNIE
- a CDS encoding Do family serine endopeptidase — its product is MAAFILPIAVPSTVCAALPTEVNGQALPSLATMLEKITPAVVNIATEGRQPINDSLLNDPFFKRFFGDTPPGERQINGTGSGVIIHAQRGHILTNSHVVESADAIHVTLKDGRKYLAEVVGIDPRADLAVLQIPAERLTAMRFGDSDRLRVGDFVVAIGNPYSIGQTVTSGIISALHRNPGISEYENFIQTDAPINLGNSGGPLVNLSGELIGINTAILGDQGGGNLGIGFAVPINTAAGVITQIVQYGSVERGQLGVEVQDVDSTMARDFGIKPNEGAIINQVLAGSPAEKAGVEAGDIIIKMNNKNVQGAVDVKNIIGDLRVGTEVNMTLLRAGRPRNITVIIAQPKTEKSAAPLRADNLQKATGQPFWEKSLR
- a CDS encoding DnaJ C-terminal domain-containing protein: MEYKDYYKTLGVERNADQDSIKKAFRRMAAKYHPDRNAEKGAEARFKEINEANEVLSDPTKRARYDQLGAEWRAGQNFKPPPSWNNNSPQFDASFFEGIARRGVNNQQSASGFSDFFEGLFGGSFRRNSNGNANAAHAASAAATLDIGIEDIYRGLKTVRLPTGDSVQIRIPPDISEDKRIRIPGKGAHGADVFLKVKLTEHPLYRREGSHIYLDLPIAPWEAALGETVTVKTLAGKISLKIPPGSQSGRKMRLKGRGLAGQETGDLYIVLQVSTPPADTAEQKEYYAKMKTLFTWNPRQHIT
- the rrtA gene encoding rhombosortase, with translation MLHTSDATAMLRKCTHTGIIAIIFTVLLPLLQFFHDSLLYYRHAIVAGEYWRFWSGSLVHTNHWHLLLNLAGLWLLTFIAPLPFRTHTQLLQIGWLALCVGAGLWWFSPAVIWYAGFSGILYGLFMLGGLHRLQQRDWLTATLILVGICGKTGWDWWLGGESASANLIEAPVIYAAHIYGMTGALFLSIFTRWQGITKP
- a CDS encoding efflux RND transporter periplasmic adaptor subunit → MLSIVGEMLAVARAAEIVRVEAVTSLSSSVLGSTVIPYREVTLSAQVPGAVKFVAGEAGSGFNQGDVIVRIDESQLTAKRNAVLAQIAIAQATVQNSQAQYTRELISPRSKDIGAMPGFGLPAMFDMTMVRPFADSMMGNYDSDMGRYSDLMSSATGVSQAQSNLQQAMSQLQEIDAALGDAKSVAPFEGIVLEKLVEVGDTVQPGQPLIKFGYVKYKRLQADVPSGLVGNLRVGMIIPAKLDSKTTLMVKLSQIYPVADPSRHTVTVKFDLPVDAVAAPGMYAEVYLPETQTGDAKIVVIPKTALLRGRSLPSVLVVKNDNTSELRLVRLGAEQEDGKVEVVSGLSADERVVDKPPATASSGWMPPVE
- the gspJ gene encoding type II secretion system minor pseudopilin GspJ, with the translated sequence MRLRNRGFTLVELMISLAIFSLMISLAYQSVNMLLDVGRQVEQPQAELQQLQRAMVFIERDMRQLALLRPQQESFQPIGAPKPSNSIAQPEDMGVLLEFTRGGHPDVAWQLRASGQMRSGLQRVRYVVEEGKLLRQTWNLVDHVEQAEPVSLTLLTDIEGEPRLRFQAGKSGEFKESLPAERSLLTAVEFSVQHKRFGVLRRVFTVYL
- the gspI gene encoding type II secretion system minor pseudopilin GspI — its product is MRQQGFNLIEIMFALLLLGLVISVSVETSSGDFASYQRMKDTTLARWVAFNQLAVVQTSKGFPATGKSEGKADMGLDKWQWQQEILATPDPDLRKVKVSVFREGQPQQILAVELAYVANPQPKVRSVGQ